A single genomic interval of Lucilia cuprina isolate Lc7/37 chromosome 2, ASM2204524v1, whole genome shotgun sequence harbors:
- the LOC124421047 gene encoding uncharacterized protein LOC124421047 gives MFNNKLTIILKLLIFVQIKEEVLAKRNFYFGFTRMQCLHNSSDIVRDFNCSLRSSDNNRFNMFDAYFIFSQPFISFDIQAIINIFPKKSRQWTLFNVRLNGCQFLEMAHRQAFFRIFTKTLNKYMNVKMLKCPMRENFNYTVSGFKYDENDFPSYVPESEVQGILHVFVENKQIAFSTLWGYVKYLKKTKASSDGNQTYDP, from the exons atgtttaacaataaattaacaataatattaaaacttttgattttcgtACAAATTAAGGAAGAAGTTTTGGCAaag cgcaatttttattttggttttactCGCATGCAATGTCTACACAATTCCTCGGATATTGTGAGGGATTTCAATTGTTCACTACGTTCGTCTGATAATAATCGTTTTAATATGTTCGatgcttattttatattttcacaacCTTTTATCAGTTTCGATATTCAggcaattataaatatttttcccaaaaaatcaCGTCAATGGACTTTATTTAATGTGCGTCTAAATGGTTGCCAATTTCTGGAAATGGCACATCGTCAGGCATTTTTTCGTATATTTACTAAGACTTTGaataaatatatgaatgttAAGATGTTAAAGTGTCCCATGCGGGAg aatttcaatTATACCGTAAGTGGTTTTAAATATGATGAAAATGATTTTCCATCCTATGTGCCGGAATCTGAAGTACAGGGtattttacatgtatttgtGGAAAATAAGCAAATAGCTTTTTCAACTTTATGGggttatgttaaatatttaaagaaaacaaaggcTAGTAGTGATGGAAATCAAACTTATGACCCATAA